Genomic window (Paenibacillus sp. PK3_47):
CTTAAATATAGCTTTCCCCGTTTTGCTAAAAAACAATAAAAAGGCCATGATTCCTGATCAGGAACCATGGCCTTTTCTGTATTATAATCTAAACTGAAGCAATGATGTCCGGAGTGCCGCGATTGGGCGGCATGAATGTCTGCCCGGAAGCTACGGCGTTCCCGTTAAGCTTACCTCGTCGATGTAAATCTTATTTCCGGCATTGATGGACGCATTCGTCTCTGCGCTGTTGCCGTCAATCAGCCCCAGCAGAAAAACAAGATGTGCACCGTCATCCGCAGCGCCTTCCATGGTGAAGGTGTAGCTGTATTCCGTCATCTGACCCGTTAGAGCAACCTTTTGTGCCGGGAGATACTTCGTATAATCCCCGCCGTTATGCTCCACGGCCACCTCGATCAGCCGGTCAATGTCCGAGCGCGCCGAGAACTTCAGGGTGTAGCTTTTGCCCTGCTCAAGCTTCAGCTTGGCATAGTCGACCTGGGCGCTGTAACTTGCCATCCCGGTCCAGGTCAGCGAAGCCAGCAGTTCACCGTCCAGCACTTCCGCCGAGCCTGTTCCATCGAAATAGGAGGTCCAGCCTGCCATCCCCTTTTCCGGATCAAAGCTGCCATTATCCAGTGTTCCGCTTACAGGCGGCGGTACCGTGCCGTCCTGTGCAGGCTGTACAATGATATCGTCAAAAGTAAGGGTATGCGGTGTTCCATTCGCCGTCTGGTCGTCCCCAAGCGCTGCACCGATCAGGTAATTGAGCTTCAGCTTCATGGCTCTGTCCGCGGTAAACTTCCCAGTGTAGGAGTCCCAATCTGAACCGAGCTCAAATTTGGCCTGCACCGGAGGCTCGGATAACCCGGTATATTCAACAATAATCTGCCTTGGGACTGTTGACTTGGCCCGGAAGCTCAGCTCATATGTTGTTCCGGCTTCCAGCGGAATTCCCTCCTGGAAGAACTGCGTATGCCAGGCCTGCGACCCGGCCGCTGTGATCCCGATTTCGGCTGCGCCTTCGTTTACCTTGAAGCTGGAGACGCCGCCTTCCCCGGACCAGGTACTCCAGCTGGCTGCCCCGCTGCTGAAGGAGCCGTTAACGACAAGGTTGCTGCCGGCCGGCAGAATACTCTGCTGCACCGTCGCGCTTACATATCCTTCTGCCTCTACAGTCACCGTGTAACTGCCTTCACCGGCAAAAGCTTCTGCAGCGATGATCATCTTACCGGGCTGAATACTGTATTGCCCGGCTGGAAGTACCGTTTCGCCTACTTTAACCGCCGTGATCTTCCCCCGCCATTCCGGATTGTCGATGAAGCTCAGCTCAATTGGCTGTCCGGTTTTGTTACTGGTAGTGTCACCAAGCAGCTCCTGCGGTTTGGCCGGGGCATTCTTGATCTGGAATTTTACATTATCGATGATTACATCATGCCCCTGCGGGATGCTCACACCCTCCACCTTGCCCAGCAGGAATTTCAGCGACAGCGTGTCTTTCACACCCTGGCGGAATTCGAACTTATAATGTGCAGTATCCGGCGTTAATTCAACAACTTTGCTCAAAGAAGGCTGATATGACGCATTTTCCGCATTAACTGTAATCTTGCGGGCCACGCTGGAGCTGGCATCGAATTCAATCACATAATCCATGCCGGCGGAAGTCTTCAGCCCGTTCTGGAACAGCATGACGGAATACGGCTGGCTGCCTGTATTCGAAATGCTGAACTTCGCGGCCCCGGTATCCGCAGCTGCCGTACTCTGCCCTCCCTGCTCCGTCAGCAGCCGTTCCCAGCTGTTAAAACCAAAGCTGAAATCTCCGTTCACAAGCGGATAATACACCAGTGACGGATCAAAATAAACGCTTGTGCGCTCGAGCATAAAGTTATCAAGCCTCACCGTACCCGCTGTGCCGCCCAGATGCAGTACAAACTGGGCCTCGGGATCTGCCCTTCCGGCCAGGTCTTCAAAAACCGCCTCAACCTGCTGTACTCCTGCGGGCAGTGTCAGCTCTTTGGATGCATATAATGTTCCGTCCTTAGCCAGCAGTTCAATAACTGCTGTACGTGCGGCAGAGGCTTCCACATCAAAGGTTACCTTGTAATCCTGCCCCTGCACGAGCTGGATGCCCTTCTGCAGCAGCGTGACATCAGCCTCTTCACCGGCCTCCCCTGCAATCTGCAGCTGCAACCGGCCGTCTTCATCCACGGCTGCGCTGACTTCAGCGCCTCCATCGGCTAATGTATGCCAATAGCTCATCCGGTTCATCTCGCCCAGATCAAAGGTGCCGTTATAGAGATGGTTGCCGCTGCCGAGCGGTGTTTTGGAGCTGTCATGATCAAAAGGAATGCTCTCCAGCTCGACCAGCGTGGCATTGCCGATCCACACCGGAAGATTATTCGTCCCGAGATTGAATTCCACCCGCGTGGCAATATCGGAATTCTCCTTCATCTGGAAGCTCATTTCGTACCGGGTCAACGTTGAACTGAGATCTGCCTTGAGCGACGGGGAATAGGCCTGAAAGCCCCTCGATTCGCCGCCGGTCAGCCTGGCGCTGATATTGCGTGTACCCTCTGTTTTGGCATCAAAGCTTAGTTTATAAAATCTTCCCTTGGCCAGCGAGACAATCGCCTGAGGCTGAATGGAGTAGGAATTGCCGCCGGGACTGCTGATGTTTACCTTAAGGAAATTCCGCCCGTTCAGCGGTTCAACCGATACGGCTGCGTCCGCACCGGCCTCCTTGTACAGCACCCAATGTGCAGTATTCGGTATGCCCATTCCGGCATCGCCTTCAGCCTGCTCTGTGAAATTGTTATTATGAATCAGATTGCCGTCTTCAAGTGCCGGCAGGTAGCCTTCAGGGTACGGCTCCTTCCCAATCTGCACCGGCTGCGGCTCCCGGTAAGGCCGGCCCGTCAGCTCATACACCCGGACATAGTCGATCTCCATCGACTGCGGGAACACGGTCTCTGCCGTAGGGCTGCCGTCAAAATTGCCGCCGACAGCCAGATTCATCAGCAGATGGAATTCCTGGTTGAACGGTGCCGGATACGCATTATTGGCCGGCTGTCCGCTGCTGATGCTGTACCAGTCATTTTTGGTCGAATACAGGACGCCGTCGACATACCAGCGGATCTCGCCGGGCTCCCATTCAATCGCATACGTATGGAAATCGGCAATCGTTGAATTTTCCGGGAAAACATATTCCTTGCCGGTATATAAGTTATCGGGCCATCCGCCGCCATGATGAATCGTTCCGGCAACGGTGTCCGGGCGGCTGCCCCAGCCTTCCATAATATCGATCTCGCCGGAAGCGGCCCAGTTGCCGTACACATAATCCTCAGGCAGCATCCAGATAGCAGGCCAGAGCCCTTTTCCCGTAGGCGCCTTGGCGCGGATTTCAAATTTACCGTATTTCTTGCTGAACAACCCCTTTGTTTTGATCCGCGAAGAAGTGTACTCCTTGCCGCCCACCGCTTCTTTCCGTGCGGTAATAATCAGCTTGCCGTCCTGCTCCTTCACATTCTTCTCATCATCCGTATACCATTGCAGCTCATTGTTGCCCCAGCCCGGATTGCCGACCACCGTTCCGTCTCCCAGGTCGTAGGTCCATTTCAGCGGGTCAATACTCTCATCATCGAACTCGTCGTTCCACACCATCGTCCACGGATCAGCCGTTGGTACCGGTGTCGCGGCCGGTTTCGGTGTAGCCGTTGCCGTTGGTGCCGCGGTTGGTTTTGGTGTAGCCGTTGGTGCCGGCGTTGATGCCGGAGCCGGTGCAGGATTGTATCCTGAAGAGCCGCCGCCCGCCGGTGCCTGGCTTGCAGCTGGCGGGGCCAGCGTCAGCTTGCCGCTGCTGCCCTGCTTCAAAACGGTTCCGCCGGCCGTAATTCCTTCGGCCTGATTCTCCACCGTGCCGAAGCTGCCGCTGCCTTGAATCGCTGTTCCCTTGGCGCTTGCCGTAATCAGCAGCTCCGCAATTTGCACATGATCGGCCAGCGTAATTTTGCCGGGACTGCCCAGCTTCAGCTTCCCAATCTTCCCGGACAGGGTGAGCGCCAAGCCTGCTTCAGGAGAGTCCAGTGTAGCTACTGAAGCAAACTCTCCTTTGAGTGTTACTGTTTTAAGCCCGGCGGGGATCTCCACACTGGAGAATCCGGTACCGGTCAGGGTGCTGTCTTCTTCGAGCACAGCTCCGGATGCCAGAACCGTATTTCCTGCCGAGGTAGTTCCGCTGGCGTAAATACGTATTTTCCCGCCTGGTTTGTCTACCTGCACCGCACCAAGCTCACTGTTAAGCAGCCCGATGCTCTTTTCCCCGCCGCCGCGGATGTACGTTGTACCTGTCACCTTCACGCCTTGAAGCTGGACGCTGCCGTCACCGATGCCTTCAGTCAGATAGAGATTGCCTTCGATCACCGTATCCTTCAGCACAATATCCCCGCGGCTCAGAACTACATTTCCCTGTATCGTTCCGGGAGCGGCATCCCCTGCTTCAGACACCAGTCCTGATACCATAAGATCGGCTATTTTGGCAAACTCGGCACGGGTCAGCGTCTTGTCCGGCTTGAACTGGCCGCCGGGATAACCCTGGATATAGCCTGCTGATGTAAGCGCCTGCACAGCTTCAGCGGCCTCACCGCTAACACCGTTCAAATCCGCATAGGCAGGTTTCTCTGTACCGGCATTCAGCCGGAAAATCCTCTGCAGGGCCACAGCCGCCTCTGCGCGCGACAGCTTGGCGGAGGGAGCAAGGGTATTGTCCGGACCGGCGCTGAAATATCCGGCGGCTATGGCCTTGGCGATATCGCCGGCAAACCATGCGTTTCTGCTGACATCATCCGGAAGCTTAGCCGCCTCTGCCCGGTAATTAAAAATCCGGTTGATCATCACCGCAAACTCCGCCTTGCTTAATTCCGTACCCGGCCGGAACGTCCCGTCACCATAACCGCTGACTACACCCAGACTGTTCCAGCGCTGCACAGAACCGGCGGCCCAATGATTCGGACTCATATCAGTAAACGCTTTCAATTCTACAGCTGCTGAAGTCCGGTCTGCAGAAGCTCCTGCCAAAGCTGACGCACTTCCCCCTGGCTTACCTGATTGCGCTGCGGCAGATGCCGCCATATCCGGGCGGGCTGTAACTGCCGCCGTTCTGCCTGCTTCCGGCTGCCAGGATACTTCTGCTGAAGCCGTGCCGCTTCCGAGCGGAGCAAGCAGCCCGGTAATCAGCCCTACAGCTGCCAGAGCCGCAGAAACATTTTTTCTCATCCTCTTCATGCCTCCTCGAATTCGTAATTTCGTTATTCAAGCCAAAGATCGAAATCGGTTTCGACAACCCTATTGTTGCTTACATTCCAAGGTTTGTAAAGGCGCAAAATTTCGGTTTTGGGTGTCCGAATTTCTGGATCAGGCCTCTGGTTATGAAGGATGTGTTTGACTTGCAATACGGATATGAATAGACTTTAAATGATACTTTCTGCCAGCAGGAACAAGAAATTCATACATAATCCAGTATGCTTATTGCAAGCTTTTTCAAGATATAGATCTCATGTGGAGGGTGGCTGTACCATGGTAATGAATATCAAAAAAATCGCCGAAATGGCAGGCGTCTCCGTCTCCACAGTTTCGAAAATCATGAACAATTACAGTGATGTTTCGGAAAAAACAAAAAAGCGGGTCCTGGAAATTATCGAACAGACGGGATATTCCCCTTCCAACTCTGCCAAAACGCTGGCCACCAAGAAGTCCAACCTGATCGGGGTTATTTTTGCGGGTGAGCTTAATGTGGAGTTTACGCATCCTTTTTTTGTGGAGGTGCTGAATTCTTTCAAGAAACAGATGGGGGTGCTGGGCTACGATCTGATTTTCTTTTCCAATGAGAAATTTATCAGCGGCGGGGATTACTTCTCAAGATGCCAGCATTTCCATGTGGACGGCTGTATTATTGTCTCCGGGCAGCAGATGGAGCCGGCAATACGTGATCTCGATAGGAGCAGCATTCCCTGCATCGGCGTGGATTTGGAGCTTCAGGGCAGCAAGTCGGGGTATGTGATGTCAGATAACTATAAGATTTCCTCCAAAGTGGTGGAACATTTCTATCTGCTGGGCTACAGGGAACTGGGCTTTATCGGCAGCACAGCGGATTCGGATATTTCCAACCGGCGGGAAGCGGGATACATCAAGGCTATCGAGGACTTCGGACTGGCGATGAACCCGGACTGGTTCGTGCACGGCGGGGATTTTTTTGAAGGCAGCGGATATGAGGCTATGCGGTCCATGATTGAAGCCGGTCCCCTGCCCCGGGCAATCTTCGCCGCTTCCGATCTGCTGGCCCTTGGCGCTATCCGCGCTTTGAAGGAGCACGGGCTGCGTATCCCGGAGGACATCGCCATCATCGGCTGCGACGATATTGAAGCCTGCAAATACACCAGCCCCACACTGAGCACCATCCGCCAGAACAAAGAACGTCTCGGTGTGCTCGCAGCACATATGCTGTTTGACCTCATCAACAACCAGTCCGAAGGCGGCTCCTTCGTCGTTGAACCGGCCCTGATTGCGCGCGAATCCTGCGGGAGTCTACTGAAGGGGTAAGGACGAACGGCTCCTGTAATTCCCCGGCCAAAAATGTGCAATCCATGGGATGAGTGTATTTTGTGCAATAGATTGTTAAGAAACGGAGCTAAAAACTGATTCTATTGTAAAAGGGGGAGCAGAATTCGGGAATATCGCCCCAAAACAGCACATTCTCAAAAATCTGCTGCACAAACTGCAGCAGATCCTGTTTTTCGGC
Coding sequences:
- a CDS encoding carbohydrate binding domain-containing protein is translated as MRKNVSAALAAVGLITGLLAPLGSGTASAEVSWQPEAGRTAAVTARPDMAASAAAQSGKPGGSASALAGASADRTSAAVELKAFTDMSPNHWAAGSVQRWNSLGVVSGYGDGTFRPGTELSKAEFAVMINRIFNYRAEAAKLPDDVSRNAWFAGDIAKAIAAGYFSAGPDNTLAPSAKLSRAEAAVALQRIFRLNAGTEKPAYADLNGVSGEAAEAVQALTSAGYIQGYPGGQFKPDKTLTRAEFAKIADLMVSGLVSEAGDAAPGTIQGNVVLSRGDIVLKDTVIEGNLYLTEGIGDGSVQLQGVKVTGTTYIRGGGEKSIGLLNSELGAVQVDKPGGKIRIYASGTTSAGNTVLASGAVLEEDSTLTGTGFSSVEIPAGLKTVTLKGEFASVATLDSPEAGLALTLSGKIGKLKLGSPGKITLADHVQIAELLITASAKGTAIQGSGSFGTVENQAEGITAGGTVLKQGSSGKLTLAPPAASQAPAGGGSSGYNPAPAPASTPAPTATPKPTAAPTATATPKPAATPVPTADPWTMVWNDEFDDESIDPLKWTYDLGDGTVVGNPGWGNNELQWYTDDEKNVKEQDGKLIITARKEAVGGKEYTSSRIKTKGLFSKKYGKFEIRAKAPTGKGLWPAIWMLPEDYVYGNWAASGEIDIMEGWGSRPDTVAGTIHHGGGWPDNLYTGKEYVFPENSTIADFHTYAIEWEPGEIRWYVDGVLYSTKNDWYSISSGQPANNAYPAPFNQEFHLLMNLAVGGNFDGSPTAETVFPQSMEIDYVRVYELTGRPYREPQPVQIGKEPYPEGYLPALEDGNLIHNNNFTEQAEGDAGMGIPNTAHWVLYKEAGADAAVSVEPLNGRNFLKVNISSPGGNSYSIQPQAIVSLAKGRFYKLSFDAKTEGTRNISARLTGGESRGFQAYSPSLKADLSSTLTRYEMSFQMKENSDIATRVEFNLGTNNLPVWIGNATLVELESIPFDHDSSKTPLGSGNHLYNGTFDLGEMNRMSYWHTLADGGAEVSAAVDEDGRLQLQIAGEAGEEADVTLLQKGIQLVQGQDYKVTFDVEASAARTAVIELLAKDGTLYASKELTLPAGVQQVEAVFEDLAGRADPEAQFVLHLGGTAGTVRLDNFMLERTSVYFDPSLVYYPLVNGDFSFGFNSWERLLTEQGGQSTAAADTGAAKFSISNTGSQPYSVMLFQNGLKTSAGMDYVIEFDASSSVARKITVNAENASYQPSLSKVVELTPDTAHYKFEFRQGVKDTLSLKFLLGKVEGVSIPQGHDVIIDNVKFQIKNAPAKPQELLGDTTSNKTGQPIELSFIDNPEWRGKITAVKVGETVLPAGQYSIQPGKMIIAAEAFAGEGSYTVTVEAEGYVSATVQQSILPAGSNLVVNGSFSSGAASWSTWSGEGGVSSFKVNEGAAEIGITAAGSQAWHTQFFQEGIPLEAGTTYELSFRAKSTVPRQIIVEYTGLSEPPVQAKFELGSDWDSYTGKFTADRAMKLKLNYLIGAALGDDQTANGTPHTLTFDDIIVQPAQDGTVPPPVSGTLDNGSFDPEKGMAGWTSYFDGTGSAEVLDGELLASLTWTGMASYSAQVDYAKLKLEQGKSYTLKFSARSDIDRLIEVAVEHNGGDYTKYLPAQKVALTGQMTEYSYTFTMEGAADDGAHLVFLLGLIDGNSAETNASINAGNKIYIDEVSLTGTP
- a CDS encoding LacI family DNA-binding transcriptional regulator, producing MNIKKIAEMAGVSVSTVSKIMNNYSDVSEKTKKRVLEIIEQTGYSPSNSAKTLATKKSNLIGVIFAGELNVEFTHPFFVEVLNSFKKQMGVLGYDLIFFSNEKFISGGDYFSRCQHFHVDGCIIVSGQQMEPAIRDLDRSSIPCIGVDLELQGSKSGYVMSDNYKISSKVVEHFYLLGYRELGFIGSTADSDISNRREAGYIKAIEDFGLAMNPDWFVHGGDFFEGSGYEAMRSMIEAGPLPRAIFAASDLLALGAIRALKEHGLRIPEDIAIIGCDDIEACKYTSPTLSTIRQNKERLGVLAAHMLFDLINNQSEGGSFVVEPALIARESCGSLLKG